Proteins encoded in a region of the Pigmentiphaga litoralis genome:
- the argJ gene encoding bifunctional glutamate N-acetyltransferase/amino-acid acetyltransferase ArgJ, giving the protein MAVNLNIPAQDTILPVDGIEIGVTEAGVRKANRRDLTVFRFAEGTSVAGVFTRNRFCAAPVLVCQDHLGKGTAIRAMVINTGNANAGTGESGLAAARATCDALAGLLGVASDQILPFSTGVILEPLPVDRIVAGLPAAIKALGPNNWFDAAHGIMTTDTLPKIVSRKVSIGGKTVTLTGISKGAGMIRPNMATMLGFLGTDAGIDQSLLTQVARDVADVSFNRITVDGDTSTNDSFIIAATGKSGVMVTSAEEPQYAELRDALKAVATELAQLIVRDAEGATKFMTIKVEGAGTQDEALKVAYAVAHSPLVKTAFYASDPNLGRILAAIGYAGIDDLDVSGVNLWLDDVHVAVNGGRNPDYQEADGQRVMKQAEILVRIGLGRGNVTETVYTCDFSHEYVTINADYRS; this is encoded by the coding sequence ATGGCCGTCAACCTGAACATTCCCGCCCAGGACACGATCCTGCCTGTCGATGGTATCGAGATCGGCGTGACCGAAGCCGGGGTCCGCAAGGCCAACCGCCGCGACCTGACCGTGTTCCGGTTCGCGGAAGGCACGTCGGTGGCCGGTGTGTTCACGCGCAACCGCTTCTGCGCCGCGCCCGTGCTGGTCTGCCAGGATCATCTGGGCAAGGGCACGGCCATCCGCGCCATGGTCATCAATACGGGTAACGCCAACGCCGGCACCGGCGAGTCTGGCCTGGCCGCGGCACGCGCGACCTGCGATGCGCTGGCGGGCTTGCTGGGCGTGGCTTCCGATCAGATCCTGCCATTTTCGACCGGCGTGATCCTGGAACCGCTGCCAGTGGATCGCATCGTTGCGGGCCTGCCTGCGGCAATCAAGGCGCTGGGGCCTAACAACTGGTTCGACGCCGCGCACGGCATCATGACTACCGACACGCTGCCCAAGATCGTGTCGCGCAAGGTATCGATTGGCGGCAAGACCGTCACGTTGACCGGCATCAGCAAAGGCGCGGGCATGATCCGCCCGAACATGGCGACCATGCTCGGCTTTCTGGGCACCGATGCCGGTATCGACCAGAGCTTGCTGACGCAAGTGGCGCGCGACGTGGCCGATGTGTCGTTCAACCGGATCACGGTCGACGGCGACACGTCCACCAATGACTCGTTCATCATTGCGGCCACGGGCAAATCAGGCGTCATGGTGACGTCGGCGGAAGAGCCTCAGTACGCTGAGCTTCGCGATGCACTGAAGGCGGTGGCGACCGAACTGGCGCAGCTGATAGTGCGCGATGCCGAAGGCGCCACCAAGTTCATGACCATCAAGGTCGAAGGCGCAGGCACGCAAGACGAAGCCCTGAAAGTGGCCTATGCCGTGGCGCACTCGCCGCTGGTCAAGACCGCCTTCTATGCATCGGACCCCAACCTGGGCCGCATCCTGGCGGCAATTGGTTATGCCGGCATCGACGATCTGGACGTGAGCGGCGTCAACCTGTGGCTGGATGACGTGCATGTGGCCGTGAATGGCGGCCGCAATCCCGACTATCAGGAAGCCGATGGCCAGCGCGTGATGAAGCAGGCCGAGATCCTGGTGCGCATCGGCCTGGGCCGCGGCAACGTGACCGAGACCGTGTACACCTGCGACTTTTCGCACGAATACGTCACGATCAACGCCGACTACCGCTCATAA
- a CDS encoding thiamine phosphate synthase — MTASETTAAGTPVKLLDVAVGVVIRPDGSLLLGQRPDGKPYAGWWELPGGKLEPGETVLEALARELKEEVDIDVTASTPWVTHIHAYSHATVRLFFCRVTAWTGEPRGLESQALQWVGSRLATEDEISAARVALSDRLAALEARRAAGETPGELDIAQARAQAPEDALGLALTPAVGPLLPAALPPLRWLQVPTRYAITQIGGPDALPAYLERLDAALASGLKLVQLREPAWVDGVDADSLFDALQQILARTRFAGARLLVNSVHPAAWWSFSDGVHFRATDAAQALHAANVAENGDSANRDTAPTSLPAGKWRAVSAHNAADLACARALDAEFAVLGPVLDTASHPGAKPLGWDGFADLVQAAGLPVFALGGQSEATEELAREHGAHGIAGIRGLLDLSET; from the coding sequence ATGACGGCATCGGAAACAACCGCGGCGGGAACTCCCGTCAAGCTGCTTGACGTTGCGGTGGGCGTCGTCATCCGCCCCGACGGCAGCCTGCTGCTGGGCCAGCGGCCTGACGGCAAGCCCTATGCGGGCTGGTGGGAGTTGCCCGGTGGCAAACTCGAGCCCGGCGAAACCGTGCTTGAAGCCCTAGCCCGCGAACTGAAAGAAGAAGTGGATATCGACGTGACGGCGTCGACCCCGTGGGTCACGCACATCCACGCGTACAGCCACGCCACGGTGCGGCTGTTCTTCTGCCGCGTCACGGCGTGGACGGGCGAGCCGCGCGGACTGGAATCGCAGGCGCTGCAGTGGGTTGGGTCGCGGTTGGCGACCGAAGATGAGATCTCTGCGGCGCGTGTGGCCCTGTCGGACCGCCTAGCCGCGCTGGAAGCCCGCAGGGCAGCCGGCGAGACCCCGGGCGAACTGGACATCGCGCAAGCCCGTGCCCAGGCACCTGAAGACGCCTTGGGTCTGGCCCTGACGCCTGCCGTCGGCCCGCTGCTGCCGGCCGCCCTGCCACCCTTGCGCTGGCTGCAGGTGCCGACGCGCTATGCCATCACCCAGATTGGCGGTCCCGACGCCCTGCCCGCGTATCTGGAGCGCCTGGACGCGGCGCTGGCGTCGGGCCTGAAGCTTGTGCAACTGCGCGAGCCTGCCTGGGTCGACGGCGTCGATGCCGACAGCCTGTTTGACGCCTTGCAGCAGATCCTGGCGCGCACGCGGTTCGCCGGCGCGCGCCTGTTGGTCAACAGCGTGCACCCCGCGGCGTGGTGGTCTTTTTCTGACGGAGTGCACTTTCGTGCCACAGATGCCGCGCAGGCTTTGCATGCGGCAAATGTGGCAGAAAACGGCGATTCTGCAAATCGGGATACTGCCCCGACCTCCCTGCCCGCCGGGAAATGGCGTGCGGTGTCTGCACATAACGCGGCGGATCTGGCGTGCGCTCGGGCGCTGGATGCGGAGTTTGCGGTGCTGGGCCCCGTGTTGGACACGGCGTCCCATCCCGGCGCGAAACCACTGGGTTGGGATGGCTTTGCCGATCTGGTGCAGGCTGCCGGGCTGCCGGTATTTGCGTTGGGCGGGCAGTCCGAGGCGACGGAGGAACTGGCGCGTGAGCACGGCGCGCATGGCATTGCGGGGATACGCGGGCTGCTCGATCTCAGCGAAACCTGA
- a CDS encoding NAD(P)/FAD-dependent oxidoreductase — protein MSSKDTPPGRGTVAVLGAGLVGLACARALQRAGFQVTVVDRGGPGEGASFGNASHIATASVIPQATPGILRQTINLLRDPTGPLVARPGYVAKHLPWFLRFINNGNPATMKAGSLAMAAMIGKAWDSWLPVLDDIRARHLVKQSGALHVFRSRAALDAAQGSYAFRRDLGVASERLDADAARAIEPTLSAGIGGAMHVPSMGYVTDTLSLSLALAARIEQAGGRIVKATATGLDAKGIQTQDGRIDADLVVLAAGAWSQAFAKQLGVHIPLVSERGYHVMLPRDSSALRMPLLLVERKVAVTPMEKGIRLASMAEFDVPDAKPDHDRAVPVLTGLDGWAKGLDAEPISRWVGPRPSVPDSRPVIGRAPGAPNVLLACGHGHLGLTLAALTGDAITALALGQEPEIDMEAVSPLRFR, from the coding sequence ATGAGCAGTAAAGACACCCCGCCTGGCCGCGGCACCGTCGCCGTCCTTGGCGCTGGCCTGGTCGGCCTGGCCTGCGCCCGCGCGCTGCAACGCGCCGGTTTCCAGGTCACGGTGGTCGATCGCGGCGGCCCGGGCGAAGGCGCAAGCTTCGGCAATGCGTCCCACATCGCCACTGCGTCGGTCATCCCGCAGGCCACGCCTGGCATCCTGCGCCAGACGATCAACCTGCTTCGTGATCCGACCGGCCCGCTGGTCGCGCGCCCCGGCTATGTGGCCAAACATTTGCCATGGTTCCTGCGCTTCATCAACAACGGCAACCCGGCCACCATGAAAGCCGGATCGCTGGCGATGGCCGCAATGATCGGCAAGGCCTGGGACAGCTGGCTGCCCGTGCTGGACGACATCCGCGCGCGCCATCTGGTCAAGCAGTCGGGTGCGTTGCACGTCTTCCGGAGCCGGGCGGCGCTGGACGCCGCTCAGGGGTCCTACGCCTTTCGTCGCGACCTGGGCGTGGCATCGGAACGGCTCGATGCGGACGCAGCCCGAGCCATCGAACCCACCTTGTCAGCGGGAATCGGCGGCGCGATGCACGTCCCCAGCATGGGCTACGTGACGGACACGCTCAGCCTGTCGCTGGCCCTGGCCGCGCGTATCGAACAAGCCGGTGGCCGGATCGTGAAGGCCACGGCAACAGGCCTGGACGCAAAAGGCATCCAGACCCAGGACGGCCGGATCGATGCCGACCTGGTGGTGCTGGCGGCAGGCGCGTGGTCGCAGGCCTTCGCCAAACAACTGGGCGTGCATATTCCGCTGGTGTCCGAGCGCGGCTATCACGTGATGCTGCCGCGCGACAGCAGCGCGCTGCGCATGCCGCTATTGCTGGTCGAACGGAAGGTGGCCGTCACGCCGATGGAAAAGGGCATCCGGCTGGCCAGCATGGCCGAGTTCGATGTGCCCGACGCGAAGCCCGATCACGACCGCGCGGTGCCGGTGTTGACGGGTCTGGATGGCTGGGCAAAGGGGCTGGATGCCGAGCCCATCAGTCGCTGGGTCGGCCCCCGGCCTTCGGTGCCCGACAGCCGGCCGGTGATCGGCCGCGCACCCGGAGCACCGAACGTGCTGCTGGCCTGCGGCCACGGACACCTCGGGTTGACGCTGGCTGCGCTGACAGGGGATGCCATCACAGCCCTGGCGTTGGGGCAAGAACCCGAGATCGATATGGAAGCCGTGTCGCCGCTCAGGTTTCGCTGA
- a CDS encoding M28 family metallopeptidase, giving the protein MSLPLADYLRAVQNDPALWADFNALCDTGGRLAGTPSEAAAQAWCASRLDAILPGAVTRRDPTPYAGWVCHVAEVRAVNEHEASTASQPLVATPLLGTASTPADGLTLDVLDLGRGTPEQIQAAGDAVRGKAVLVAHEYPFSTSTVHRRVKLAAAQAAGAAAFFVAHPEANVGPVSGSSGRGGAPGIPAMGLSAESATVLKQPGARVHVRIDAEDLTGAQTDVLVLDLPGAGPDRVVLSAHIDGHPLAESAIDNGTGVAAALALARQIAPHVAGLQRGLTVCIFSAEEWALNGSREWLAKLSSEVRDRIKLNVNLDSLAGSPNLTALISGFAGLAPLIDTAARGASHPIGQHLPLMSNSDHANFAAVGIPAMRLIAGFNEPDSALRLLLTPADTRDLVDESVLRKATATAGAVLWTALTASNEQISTLSAPNNEQ; this is encoded by the coding sequence ATGTCACTGCCTCTGGCCGACTACCTGCGCGCCGTTCAGAACGATCCCGCCCTGTGGGCCGACTTCAACGCGTTGTGCGATACCGGTGGCCGGCTGGCCGGCACGCCCAGCGAAGCGGCCGCGCAGGCCTGGTGCGCCTCGCGGCTCGATGCCATCCTGCCCGGCGCCGTGACACGGCGAGATCCCACGCCGTACGCGGGTTGGGTCTGCCATGTCGCCGAGGTCCGCGCGGTCAACGAACACGAAGCGTCTACGGCGTCGCAACCGCTGGTCGCGACGCCGCTGCTTGGCACCGCTTCCACGCCGGCCGACGGCTTGACGCTCGATGTCCTCGACCTCGGTCGCGGCACGCCGGAACAGATTCAGGCGGCAGGTGATGCGGTGCGCGGCAAGGCCGTGCTGGTCGCGCATGAATATCCTTTCTCGACGTCCACCGTGCATCGCCGCGTCAAGCTGGCGGCCGCGCAAGCGGCAGGCGCCGCCGCGTTTTTTGTCGCGCATCCCGAAGCCAACGTCGGGCCAGTGTCGGGCTCGTCAGGCCGCGGTGGCGCGCCAGGGATTCCTGCGATGGGGCTGTCGGCCGAATCGGCGACGGTGCTCAAGCAGCCCGGCGCACGCGTGCACGTGCGTATCGATGCCGAAGACCTGACCGGCGCGCAGACGGATGTGCTGGTGCTGGACCTGCCGGGCGCAGGGCCGGATCGTGTGGTGCTGTCGGCGCATATCGATGGCCACCCGCTGGCAGAAAGCGCGATCGACAACGGCACCGGTGTGGCCGCAGCGCTGGCGCTCGCACGTCAGATCGCGCCGCACGTGGCCGGCCTGCAGCGCGGTCTGACGGTCTGCATTTTCAGCGCCGAAGAATGGGCGCTGAACGGTTCTCGCGAATGGTTGGCCAAGCTGTCGTCGGAAGTGCGCGATCGCATCAAGCTCAACGTCAATCTGGACTCGCTGGCCGGCTCGCCCAATTTGACTGCGCTCATTTCCGGGTTCGCCGGTCTGGCGCCGCTGATTGATACGGCAGCCCGGGGCGCAAGCCATCCGATCGGGCAGCACTTGCCGCTGATGTCGAACAGCGATCATGCCAACTTCGCGGCGGTCGGCATTCCTGCCATGCGATTGATTGCAGGCTTCAACGAGCCGGACAGCGCGCTGCGTCTGTTGCTGACACCGGCCGACACGCGGGACCTGGTCGACGAGTCAGTGCTGCGCAAGGCCACGGCGACGGCGGGTGCCGTGCTGTGGACGGCGCTGACCGCGAGCAATGAGCAGATATCGACATTGAGCGCGCCCAACAATGAGCAGTAA
- a CDS encoding dienelactone hydrolase family protein, whose amino-acid sequence MTRTLNLTAADGFELKAYVAEPEGTPRAALVILPEIFGVNSHIRSVTDRYARHGYLAIAPNMFDRVERDLDLGYGDDDVKKGQALMRELDWDQAVLDIEAAAQAVGHAGKVGIVGYCWGGTAAWVAASRSTGGNGSGGADSSASITCAVSYYGNAITTVMDDRPCIPMMLHWGEKDHLIALADIERVRDIAPASSQTFIYPTGHGFNCDQRSLYHPESAALAEQRTLDFLKAHIG is encoded by the coding sequence ATGACCCGCACCCTCAACCTGACAGCCGCCGACGGTTTCGAACTGAAGGCCTACGTGGCGGAACCCGAGGGCACGCCGCGCGCGGCCCTCGTGATCCTGCCCGAGATCTTTGGCGTCAACAGCCACATCCGCAGCGTGACGGACCGCTACGCCCGGCATGGTTACCTCGCCATCGCCCCGAACATGTTCGACCGCGTGGAGCGCGATCTGGACCTGGGCTATGGCGACGACGACGTCAAGAAAGGCCAGGCGTTGATGCGCGAGCTGGACTGGGATCAGGCCGTGCTCGACATCGAAGCCGCAGCACAGGCCGTGGGCCATGCCGGCAAGGTCGGCATTGTCGGCTACTGCTGGGGCGGCACGGCGGCCTGGGTGGCGGCGTCGCGCAGCACGGGCGGCAATGGCAGCGGGGGTGCCGATAGCAGCGCCAGCATCACCTGCGCCGTGTCCTACTACGGCAACGCGATCACTACCGTCATGGACGATCGCCCCTGCATTCCGATGATGCTGCATTGGGGCGAGAAGGATCACCTGATTGCCCTGGCCGACATCGAACGCGTGCGCGACATTGCGCCCGCCTCGTCGCAGACTTTTATCTACCCGACCGGGCATGGCTTCAATTGCGATCAGCGATCGCTGTATCACCCGGAATCGGCAGCGCTGGCTGAGCAGCGCACCCTGGACTTCCTGAAAGCCCACATCGGCTGA
- a CDS encoding Bug family tripartite tricarboxylate transporter substrate binding protein, which yields MVCSILRKLSASLFACALMTPVLMTPVTAAAETYPSRPIELVVPYAPGGASDIIVRAMAPFLQKEMGQSIVVINRAGANTAIAATQLARSPADGYTLMLGDVALLLNAAVRTASPGYDTEKDFTPVSQIGSAPLVLFVPFAGSRTVDEFLARGKDRGVNIANAGPGSLGHLAAELLQLKTATSIVSVPYRGSGLAINETMAGQVDATFTSTASGMPLVKSERLRALAIASATPSKEFPEIPTFDQLGIKGVYALNWWGIIGPAGLDKAVVDRINLALKNVMALPEMRERFAALGITPSLKPTTEFAAVMKNDLTQWRTVVQQAKIKVD from the coding sequence ATGGTCTGCTCGATCCTCCGGAAGCTGTCTGCCAGCCTGTTTGCCTGCGCGTTGATGACGCCCGTCTTGATGACGCCAGTCACGGCTGCTGCCGAGACCTACCCGTCACGTCCGATCGAACTCGTGGTGCCTTACGCCCCGGGCGGCGCGTCGGACATCATCGTCCGCGCCATGGCGCCCTTCCTGCAAAAGGAAATGGGCCAGTCCATCGTCGTGATCAACCGCGCCGGCGCCAACACCGCCATCGCTGCCACCCAACTGGCCCGCAGCCCGGCAGACGGCTACACCCTGATGCTGGGTGACGTCGCGCTGTTGTTGAACGCTGCCGTGCGGACCGCATCGCCCGGCTACGACACCGAGAAAGACTTCACCCCGGTCAGCCAGATCGGATCGGCCCCGCTGGTGCTGTTCGTGCCCTTTGCCGGCAGCCGCACCGTAGACGAATTCCTGGCACGCGGCAAGGATCGCGGCGTCAATATCGCCAATGCCGGTCCCGGGTCGCTGGGCCATCTGGCCGCCGAACTGCTGCAACTGAAGACCGCCACGTCCATCGTCAGCGTGCCGTATCGCGGATCCGGGCTGGCCATCAACGAGACCATGGCGGGCCAGGTCGACGCCACTTTCACCAGCACCGCGTCGGGCATGCCTCTTGTCAAGAGCGAACGCCTGCGCGCGCTCGCCATTGCATCGGCCACACCCAGCAAGGAATTCCCGGAGATCCCGACCTTCGATCAACTCGGCATCAAGGGCGTGTATGCACTGAACTGGTGGGGCATCATCGGACCAGCCGGGCTGGACAAAGCCGTTGTCGATCGCATCAATCTCGCATTGAAAAACGTGATGGCCTTGCCAGAAATGCGTGAACGCTTTGCGGCACTGGGCATCACGCCGTCGCTCAAGCCGACCACGGAATTCGCGGCAGTGATGAAGAATGATCTGACGCAGTGGCGCACCGTCGTGCAGCAGGCCAAGATCAAGGTCGACTGA
- a CDS encoding LysR substrate-binding domain-containing protein, whose translation MTASFSTLRAFMEVARLQSFTRAAETLCITQSAVSKQVQVLEHQLGFRLFQRSRRALLLTPAGSAYLSHAADALAMLDEGKAIAQEVAGEKAAGSSVELSASPAFAAHWLVARLPRFLANAPTTKLSLRPRLPDFSPVTERFDMEIRVGGGRWPDARATYLLGREMALVASPGLLAGRRIESPRDLDGLPLLQRAQRGYDWREWSAVAAPDWQHDGPELLFEGFSVLIPAVIAGCGLAICPLFMVLDQLQSGQLVRPLNDCVRARYAYYGVVPAGAGRNSARDRLLDWMLSEAQLTQMRLQSYLDR comes from the coding sequence ATGACTGCCTCGTTTTCCACCCTTCGCGCGTTCATGGAAGTGGCCCGGCTGCAAAGCTTCACGCGGGCTGCCGAAACCTTGTGCATCACGCAAAGCGCGGTCAGCAAACAGGTCCAGGTGCTTGAACACCAGTTGGGATTTCGCCTGTTCCAGCGGTCGCGCCGCGCGCTGCTGCTGACCCCCGCGGGCAGCGCCTACCTGTCGCATGCCGCCGATGCGCTGGCAATGCTGGATGAAGGCAAGGCGATCGCACAGGAAGTGGCCGGCGAAAAAGCGGCCGGATCGTCCGTCGAGCTGTCGGCCTCTCCGGCCTTTGCTGCGCATTGGCTGGTGGCCCGCTTGCCGCGCTTCCTGGCCAATGCCCCGACCACCAAGCTGAGCTTGCGGCCACGCCTGCCCGACTTTTCGCCGGTGACCGAACGCTTTGATATGGAAATCCGGGTCGGGGGAGGGCGGTGGCCCGACGCGCGCGCCACCTACCTGCTGGGTCGCGAGATGGCCCTGGTGGCCAGCCCGGGACTGCTCGCCGGCCGCCGTATCGAGTCGCCGCGCGATCTGGATGGCCTGCCCCTGCTGCAGCGCGCCCAGCGCGGATACGACTGGCGCGAATGGAGCGCGGTCGCCGCACCCGACTGGCAGCATGATGGGCCGGAGCTTCTGTTCGAGGGCTTTTCCGTGCTCATTCCGGCGGTTATCGCGGGTTGCGGGCTTGCCATCTGTCCACTGTTCATGGTGCTCGACCAGTTGCAAAGCGGGCAACTGGTGCGTCCGCTCAATGATTGCGTGCGTGCACGGTACGCCTACTACGGCGTGGTGCCTGCCGGGGCCGGCAGAAACTCGGCCCGTGATCGCCTGCTCGACTGGATGTTGTCCGAGGCGCAACTGACTCAGATGCGCCTGCAGTCCTATCTGGACCGTTAG